A region of Reichenbachiella carrageenanivorans DNA encodes the following proteins:
- a CDS encoding SDR family NAD(P)-dependent oxidoreductase: protein MLKYFENRNIWITGASSGIGEGLVRHLSQVKCNLIISARREEELVRVKNENQNAATIEVLPLDLADGPSLEAKTKAAEAFFGGVDILFNNGGISQRDKVIHTSMEVQRQIMEVNYFGTIALSKYVLPGMVKRKFGHHVTVTSAVGIISTPLRSGYSASKHAVHGFFDALRSEHFEDGIKVTLILPGYVNTQISYNALMGDGTQQNKLDKAQAAGLTVDQLVHKMLKKVAAQKEESYIGGFKEVMGIYMKRFFPSIFSILVRKMAVT, encoded by the coding sequence ATGTTGAAATATTTTGAAAATAGAAATATCTGGATCACGGGAGCCTCTAGCGGTATTGGTGAAGGTTTGGTTAGGCATTTGAGCCAAGTGAAATGTAATTTGATTATCTCGGCTAGGAGAGAAGAAGAATTGGTTCGGGTGAAAAATGAGAATCAAAATGCAGCCACTATCGAAGTGCTTCCATTGGATCTCGCAGATGGGCCTTCGCTAGAAGCGAAGACCAAAGCTGCTGAGGCATTTTTTGGAGGAGTCGACATTCTATTTAATAACGGTGGGATCAGTCAGCGTGATAAAGTGATTCATACATCCATGGAAGTGCAACGTCAGATCATGGAGGTCAATTACTTTGGGACTATTGCTCTGTCTAAATATGTCTTGCCAGGTATGGTAAAACGCAAATTTGGGCATCATGTGACCGTCACTAGTGCAGTGGGGATTATCAGTACACCGTTGAGGTCGGGGTACTCTGCATCAAAGCATGCGGTACACGGATTTTTTGATGCGTTGCGTTCGGAGCATTTCGAAGACGGTATCAAAGTCACGCTTATACTGCCTGGCTATGTGAATACCCAGATCTCTTACAATGCTTTGATGGGGGATGGTACGCAGCAAAATAAATTGGACAAAGCGCAGGCGGCAGGGTTGACTGTAGATCAGCTTGTACATAAGATGTTGAAAAAGGTGGCTGCGCAGAAGGAGGAAAGTTACATTGGAGGTTTCAAGGAGGTGATGGGTATCTATATGAAAAGATTTTTCCCTAGTATATTTTCTATCCTTGTTCGCAAAATGGCCGTTACCTAA
- a CDS encoding ATP-binding cassette domain-containing protein, with translation MSEQLLKAIIHLLAIVAKEDDVTEDERNSIEDFLLENLSKGDSLKYMQLFDQMTSHMSSERAVSFSEKKEISILAKQVNQELTQQQKIVVILKVLEVIMADGEISDREQELLLLIGEAFHFSNKAVDHIKSFVVTKERSQLNAENILIIDDSQNGGLNSSSKHIKRAFLSGYLAFFRLPALEMYFMKYMGESALTLNGIHVRKNKIIVFSSGSTIRSSKIDPIYYSDVVSAFREEGSQAKISFVAENLGFTFPNGHQGLRDITIAESSGKLIGLMGGSGAGKSTLLNVLNGNEKPSHGSVRINGIDINKDKSKVEGVIGYVPQDDLLVEELSVSENLYYAAKLCFANKNDKELNELVDKTLSALGLSETRNLKVGSPLQKTISGGQRKRLNIGLELLREPSVMFVDEPTSGLSSRDSENIMDLLKELSLKGKMIFVVIHQPSSEIFKMFDKLVILDVGGYQIYYGNPVEAVIYFKNIVDLIDKEAGSCIECGNVNSEQIFNIIETKVVDEYGKLTDQRKISPQDWNGYFTERVNIKPAKESDEEPEKTLKIPSRFKQLVIFASRDIASKISNKQYLAINLLEAPLLALILAFIIRYVPEGSSEYVFKENPNIPAFFFMAIIVSLFMGLTVSAEEIFKDRKILKRESFLNLSRWSYLVSKMAILFGLSALQSLMFVVIGDAILGIHGMTFSFWLVMFSVSCFANIMGLNISSAFNSAVTIYILIPLLIIPQLILSGVVVNFDKLHPWLSNSKKVPIIGELMASKWGYEALAVTQFKDNAYEKHLFEYDQTIANSEFKSVYFYSAIEANLDYVHSNFGSTDSDKKQMVDDKLKLIQNELRKEMELARIPKDKFRELENISLSKFDTSTYDATKRFVQIMRKIYNNRLKQASADRDALIKSMTDTEEKAAAFAELRKGNENEAITFFLKNSTAENRLLETKKELIQKIYPIYYVALPQHALDMRSHFYAPQKYFMGNYYDTLYFNVIVIWLMSLLLVVSLYFDWFRKVVNSFGK, from the coding sequence ATGAGTGAACAACTGTTAAAAGCCATCATCCACTTATTGGCGATAGTGGCTAAAGAGGACGACGTCACCGAGGACGAAAGAAATTCAATCGAAGACTTTTTGCTCGAAAACCTCAGCAAAGGCGATAGTCTCAAATACATGCAACTCTTCGATCAGATGACTAGCCATATGTCTAGTGAACGGGCTGTTTCTTTCAGCGAAAAGAAAGAAATATCTATACTAGCCAAACAGGTCAATCAAGAGCTCACTCAGCAGCAAAAAATCGTCGTTATCTTAAAAGTACTTGAAGTCATCATGGCCGATGGTGAGATATCCGACAGAGAACAAGAGCTACTACTTCTCATTGGTGAGGCCTTCCACTTCTCAAACAAAGCAGTAGATCACATCAAATCATTTGTAGTCACCAAAGAACGTTCTCAGCTCAATGCAGAGAATATTCTAATCATAGACGACAGTCAAAATGGAGGCCTCAATTCGTCATCAAAGCACATCAAACGTGCTTTTCTATCTGGTTATCTCGCTTTCTTTAGGCTTCCCGCACTAGAAATGTATTTTATGAAATACATGGGAGAATCTGCCCTTACACTCAATGGCATACATGTAAGAAAAAATAAAATCATTGTCTTCTCTTCTGGTAGCACCATCAGAAGCAGTAAAATAGACCCCATTTACTATAGCGATGTGGTGTCGGCTTTCAGAGAAGAAGGTTCTCAAGCCAAAATCTCCTTTGTAGCAGAAAATTTAGGGTTCACTTTCCCTAACGGGCACCAAGGACTAAGAGACATCACGATAGCAGAAAGCTCTGGCAAACTCATCGGGTTGATGGGCGGCAGTGGAGCAGGCAAGTCCACCCTACTCAATGTATTGAATGGCAATGAAAAACCTTCGCATGGCTCTGTCCGGATCAATGGCATTGATATCAACAAAGACAAAAGCAAAGTAGAAGGAGTCATAGGCTATGTACCACAAGACGACTTGCTGGTAGAAGAACTCAGCGTATCCGAAAACCTCTACTACGCTGCCAAACTTTGCTTTGCCAATAAGAATGATAAGGAACTGAATGAATTGGTCGACAAGACCTTATCTGCGCTTGGCCTGAGCGAAACAAGAAACTTAAAAGTAGGCTCGCCGCTACAGAAAACCATCAGTGGTGGGCAGCGAAAGCGACTCAACATAGGCTTGGAACTCCTTCGTGAACCTTCGGTCATGTTTGTAGACGAACCTACATCTGGGCTTTCATCCAGAGATTCTGAAAACATCATGGATCTACTCAAAGAGCTTTCGCTCAAAGGCAAAATGATCTTTGTGGTCATTCACCAGCCTTCGTCTGAGATTTTCAAGATGTTTGACAAACTAGTCATACTCGATGTAGGTGGTTACCAGATTTACTATGGCAATCCTGTAGAAGCTGTCATCTATTTCAAAAACATTGTAGATCTCATAGACAAAGAAGCAGGCTCCTGTATAGAATGTGGCAATGTGAATTCGGAGCAAATATTCAATATCATAGAGACCAAAGTGGTAGATGAATATGGCAAACTCACTGACCAACGTAAAATATCGCCGCAAGACTGGAACGGATATTTCACCGAGAGAGTAAACATCAAACCGGCCAAAGAATCGGATGAAGAACCCGAAAAAACACTCAAAATTCCAAGCAGATTCAAACAACTTGTGATTTTTGCCAGTCGAGATATTGCTTCCAAAATAAGCAACAAACAATATCTAGCGATCAACTTACTTGAAGCTCCTTTGTTGGCGCTTATCTTGGCTTTTATTATTAGATATGTACCCGAAGGGTCTAGCGAATATGTATTCAAAGAGAACCCAAACATCCCTGCCTTCTTCTTCATGGCCATTATTGTATCGCTTTTTATGGGATTGACAGTGAGTGCCGAAGAAATTTTCAAGGATCGAAAAATATTGAAAAGAGAGTCTTTTCTCAACCTCAGTAGATGGAGTTATCTCGTATCTAAAATGGCCATTCTCTTTGGTCTCTCTGCCCTACAGTCCTTAATGTTTGTCGTAATAGGAGATGCTATATTAGGCATCCACGGCATGACATTTTCGTTTTGGCTGGTCATGTTTAGTGTCTCATGTTTTGCCAACATCATGGGACTGAATATATCCTCAGCCTTCAATTCTGCCGTAACGATCTACATCCTTATTCCATTATTGATTATCCCTCAGCTTATTTTGAGTGGTGTAGTGGTAAATTTTGATAAGCTACACCCATGGCTAAGCAATTCAAAGAAAGTACCTATAATAGGTGAACTGATGGCTTCCAAATGGGGCTATGAAGCACTTGCCGTTACACAATTCAAAGACAATGCCTACGAAAAACATCTTTTCGAATACGACCAAACAATTGCCAACTCAGAGTTTAAAAGTGTATACTTCTACTCGGCTATAGAAGCTAATCTTGACTATGTACATTCCAACTTTGGATCTACTGATAGCGACAAAAAACAAATGGTAGATGACAAGTTAAAGCTTATCCAGAATGAGCTTAGAAAAGAAATGGAATTGGCTCGTATCCCCAAAGACAAGTTCAGGGAATTAGAGAACATCTCCCTTAGCAAGTTCGACACATCCACCTATGATGCCACCAAGCGATTTGTTCAAATCATGCGCAAGATCTATAACAATCGCTTAAAGCAAGCCTCTGCTGATCGTGATGCCTTAATAAAGTCCATGACTGATACCGAAGAGAAGGCTGCCGCTTTTGCTGAATTGAGAAAAGGGAATGAAAATGAAGCCATTACTTTCTTTTTGAAAAACAGCACAGCTGAAAACCGACTTTTGGAAACCAAAAAGGAGCTCATTCAGAAAATATACCCCATATACTATGTGGCACTTCCTCAACATGCACTGGATATGAGATCACATTTCTATGCACCGCAGAAGTACTTTATGGGCAACTACTACGACACGCTCTACTTCAACGTAATAGTGATCTGGCTGATGTCACTATTGCTCGTTGTATCGCTTTATTTTGATTGGTTTAGAAAAGTAGTGAATAGCTTTGGCAAATAA
- a CDS encoding YdcF family protein translates to MFFILSKIIYWLIMPVSLIAWVAIGSLVVKQKKYRQLLHTSAVFLLLFFTNPLLSILIINSWEPEAIPYNQLDGHYRYGVVLSGITNPDRPPFDRVQFNKGSDRIVHAIDLYQKGIIDQIVITGGTAAITFEGHKESHALRGFALSCGIPETDINIEDQARNTRENAIYTADLLKQTQDEILLITSAFHMYRSKKCFKKVGLHVVPFPTDHYGRSLRYTPEELIIPSLNALNVWTTLTKEWVGILAYKLAGYL, encoded by the coding sequence ATGTTTTTCATCCTATCCAAAATCATCTATTGGCTGATAATGCCCGTCAGCCTTATTGCTTGGGTGGCGATCGGTTCGCTGGTGGTGAAGCAAAAGAAGTACCGTCAACTGTTACATACTTCCGCTGTATTCTTGCTTTTATTTTTCACCAACCCATTGCTCTCTATTTTGATTATCAACAGCTGGGAACCAGAGGCCATCCCATATAATCAACTTGATGGTCACTATCGCTATGGTGTTGTATTGTCTGGTATCACAAATCCAGATCGTCCGCCATTTGACCGTGTACAGTTCAATAAAGGATCAGATCGAATCGTGCATGCAATTGATCTTTATCAAAAAGGGATTATTGATCAGATTGTCATCACTGGAGGAACAGCAGCTATTACCTTCGAAGGTCATAAGGAAAGCCATGCACTTAGAGGTTTTGCACTAAGCTGTGGCATACCAGAAACAGATATAAACATAGAAGATCAAGCAAGAAACACACGAGAAAATGCGATTTACACCGCCGATTTACTAAAACAAACGCAAGACGAAATACTCCTCATTACCTCCGCTTTTCATATGTATCGGTCTAAAAAGTGTTTTAAAAAAGTAGGACTGCATGTTGTCCCTTTCCCTACAGATCACTACGGAAGGTCGTTGAGGTATACACCGGAGGAGCTCATTATTCCCTCACTCAATGCTTTAAATGTATGGACCACGCTCACAAAGGAGTGGGTAGGTATTCTAGCTTACAAGCTGGCTGGTTATCTTTAG
- a CDS encoding dihydrofolate reductase, whose amino-acid sequence MKIALIAAMSRNRVIGINNDLPWHLPDDMKYFMETTRDHVVIMGRKNFDSLPPKFKPLPNRTNVILTRQKGYEVPGCTVFHDMKDAYAFAESHGEKELFVIGGGQIYQMAIAQADVIYLTEIDADIENGEVFFPVMGGEWKEVSRIHHGQDERHVYAFDYVRYERV is encoded by the coding sequence ATGAAGATAGCACTGATAGCAGCGATGTCCAGAAACCGTGTGATCGGGATCAATAATGACTTGCCTTGGCATTTGCCTGACGACATGAAGTATTTTATGGAGACTACCAGAGATCATGTAGTGATCATGGGGCGCAAAAATTTTGATTCACTACCGCCTAAGTTTAAGCCGCTGCCCAATCGAACCAATGTAATTTTGACCAGACAGAAAGGCTATGAAGTGCCTGGTTGTACTGTTTTTCATGACATGAAAGACGCTTATGCCTTTGCAGAATCTCACGGAGAAAAAGAGCTTTTTGTAATTGGTGGTGGTCAAATTTATCAAATGGCAATCGCACAAGCAGATGTGATTTACCTGACAGAAATTGACGCAGATATAGAAAATGGGGAGGTTTTCTTTCCTGTAATGGGTGGCGAATGGAAAGAAGTTTCCAGAATTCATCATGGACAAGACGAGCGCCATGTCTACGCTTTTGATTACGTGAGATACGAAAGAGTATAA
- the fmt gene encoding methionyl-tRNA formyltransferase, translating into MRIVFMGTPEFAVPSLQILHENGYDIVGVITAPDKPKGRGKKMQGTPVKEYAESVGLHLLQPTNLKSEAFLSELKSLNADLQIVVAFRMLPEVVWNMPAGGTFNLHGSLLPQYRGAAPINWAIMNGETETGVTTFFLKHEIDTGSVIMQEKEVIAKEDTVGDVYERLMIKGAKLVLKTVQAIDVGTVSLSPQIESPDLKAAPKIHKETCEIKWSQESETIRNFIRGLSPYPAAWTTLGEKKFKIYKTKISEQSADDKPIGNYITDNKTHLSVKTGDGWLDLLELQMEGKKRMMVEDLLRGFKFD; encoded by the coding sequence ATGCGGATAGTTTTTATGGGTACACCTGAATTTGCGGTGCCCAGTCTACAAATTTTACATGAAAATGGCTACGATATTGTAGGTGTCATTACAGCACCCGATAAGCCAAAAGGTAGGGGGAAGAAAATGCAGGGTACCCCTGTGAAAGAATATGCAGAAAGTGTAGGACTTCACCTCTTACAACCTACCAATTTAAAATCTGAAGCATTTTTATCCGAGCTTAAATCATTAAATGCTGATTTACAAATAGTGGTAGCATTTCGAATGCTGCCAGAGGTCGTTTGGAATATGCCAGCAGGAGGCACTTTCAACCTTCATGGTTCATTACTGCCGCAGTATAGAGGTGCTGCGCCGATCAACTGGGCTATTATGAATGGAGAGACAGAAACAGGTGTGACTACATTTTTCCTCAAGCACGAGATAGATACAGGTAGTGTCATAATGCAAGAAAAGGAGGTGATAGCTAAAGAAGATACGGTAGGAGATGTATACGAGCGGCTTATGATCAAAGGGGCTAAGCTGGTATTGAAAACGGTACAGGCTATAGATGTGGGAACAGTATCCCTGTCTCCACAGATAGAATCGCCAGACTTAAAGGCTGCTCCCAAAATTCATAAAGAAACATGCGAGATCAAGTGGTCTCAAGAGAGTGAAACCATCAGAAATTTTATCAGGGGACTTTCTCCGTATCCAGCTGCATGGACAACACTGGGAGAAAAAAAATTCAAAATATATAAAACTAAAATTTCAGAACAATCGGCTGATGATAAGCCTATCGGTAATTATATCACCGATAATAAAACACACTTGTCTGTGAAGACAGGAGATGGGTGGCTCGACTTGCTAGAGCTGCAAATGGAAGGTAAGAAACGCATGATGGTGGAAGATTTGCTCAGAGGTTTTAAATTTGATTGA
- a CDS encoding toxin-antitoxin system YwqK family antitoxin encodes MTVLISGVYKPAMTQELTQYFYSDGALSSEGVQDATGKQGEWKFYYAEGQINVVENYKANELEGVSLSYYQNGQLKSEENWHLGLQEDSAYYYYETGQLHRKGMYIASLYTGIWLSYHENGRLKSKGGYAMGLPDGLWEVYAEDGLILQKGYYKEGKEHGYWEFYDGNGRINFSGSYQNGKEIGEWYEYSRKGKKRLYYDYSEK; translated from the coding sequence ATGACTGTCTTGATAAGTGGGGTATACAAACCCGCAATGACTCAAGAACTAACACAATATTTTTACTCAGACGGTGCGTTGAGCTCCGAAGGCGTGCAAGATGCTACGGGCAAACAAGGAGAGTGGAAATTCTATTATGCTGAAGGGCAGATCAATGTAGTTGAGAATTATAAAGCCAACGAGCTAGAAGGGGTGTCGCTTTCATATTATCAAAACGGGCAGTTGAAGAGTGAAGAGAATTGGCACCTTGGACTGCAGGAAGATAGCGCATACTATTATTATGAGACAGGGCAGCTACACCGAAAAGGTATGTATATAGCCAGTTTGTATACGGGGATTTGGCTCTCTTACCACGAAAATGGCAGATTGAAAAGTAAAGGAGGGTATGCCATGGGACTACCCGATGGGTTGTGGGAGGTCTATGCTGAAGATGGTCTAATATTGCAAAAAGGCTACTACAAAGAAGGAAAGGAGCATGGATATTGGGAGTTTTATGATGGCAACGGACGGATCAATTTTTCAGGTAGTTACCAAAACGGTAAAGAAATAGGTGAGTGGTACGAGTATTCTCGCAAGGGGAAAAAGAGGCTTTATTATGACTACTCTGAAAAATAA